One part of the Sporosarcina ureae genome encodes these proteins:
- a CDS encoding STAS domain-containing protein: protein MEQKTAALQVVEKDTYVILEFSGHLQYALIEELKKRLQTTPFKEGRSFILDMSKVQNIDSTGFGMIVNFAKKISLKNEKIVIIIVDEFVRKLFAISQCDKIFPIVDSEAAALEVIKQSVETELSVNDY, encoded by the coding sequence ATGGAACAGAAAACAGCAGCGTTGCAAGTGGTGGAAAAAGATACGTACGTGATCCTCGAGTTTTCGGGCCATTTGCAATATGCGTTGATTGAAGAATTGAAAAAACGATTACAGACGACACCGTTTAAAGAAGGCCGCAGCTTCATTTTAGATATGAGTAAAGTACAAAATATTGACAGCACAGGCTTCGGCATGATCGTCAACTTTGCCAAAAAGATTTCTTTAAAAAACGAAAAAATCGTCATCATTATAGTGGATGAATTCGTCCGCAAGTTATTTGCCATTTCCCAATGTGATAAAATCTTCCCGATTGTCGACAGCGAAGCAGCGGCATTAGAGGTTATAAAGCAGTCAGTTGAGACGGAGTTGTCTGTTAACGATTATTGA